One Tenebrio molitor chromosome 2, icTenMoli1.1, whole genome shotgun sequence genomic region harbors:
- the Not11 gene encoding CCR4-NOT transcription complex subunit 11, with the protein MMSLTVEQCDVLLDILDEGKVRTQTLEGLSNELHKKFEPSDYFKVGTCLVMLLQQDLLKEPEQKLVAITLLYELYRGESLANTPFANVFIHLLHPPEQQSNVGAPKLEYPGQLPRLSLPEKHFLTQLLSDVPKDAILKKTATQIINSDLGSFQTNIDFSEVELLLAEKQSELPQTCKTGIPVILSLPEKTNSYTADTQEYEALVKKIATGENAYINKVYRPEFVTLAPPLLDSQDEMVWLNSTNPKEHSVAYDVTMCVPDTAGQEARQLINKAYKAALSLQQQQQLLGELENDSKLVYHIGLTPSKLPELVENNPLIAIEVLLKLMQSKQITEYFSVLVNMEMSLHSMEVVNRLTTTVDLPTEFVHLYISNCISTCETIKDRYMQNRLVRLVCVFLQSLIRNKIINVQELFIEVQAFCIEFSRIREAAALFRLLKQLESGEAGLVSSPTISSKGKLEG; encoded by the exons ATGATGTCTCTTACAGTGGAGCAATGTGATGTTTTGCTCGA TATCCTCGATGAAGGTAAAGTGAGAACCCAAACTTTAGAAGGACTCTCAAATGAACttcataaaaaatttgaaccaTCGGATTATTTTAAAg tgGGAACTTGTTTGGTAATGCTTCTGCAACAAGACCTTTTGAAAGAACCAGAACAAAAGTTGGTAGCAATTACACTTTTGTATGAGTTATATAGAGGAGAATCTTTAGCTAACACTCCTTTTGCTAATGTATTTATTCACCTTTTG CACCCTCCTGAACAGCAGAGTAACGTGGGAGCACCAAAGTTGGAATATCCAGGTCAATTACCTAGACTCTCTTTACCTGAGAAACACTTTTTAACACAATTATTATCAGATGTACCAAAAGATGCA atTCTCAAGAAAACAGCTACACAGATTATCAATTCAGATTTGGGGAgttttcaaacaaatattgACTTTTCAGAGGTTGAATTGTTGTTGGCAGAAAAACAGTCTGAACTGCCACAGACTTGCAAAACTGGAATTCCTGTAATACTATCACTGCCGGAAAAAACAAATag TTACACAGCAGACACTCAAGAATATGAAGCACTTGTGAAGAAGATTGCAACTGGAGAAAATGCCTACATCAATAAAGTTTATAGACCTGAGTTTGTAACACTTGCACCACCGCTACTAGACTCACAGGATGAA ATGGTTTGGTTAAACTCGACTAATCCAAAAGAACACAGTGTTGCTTATGATGTGACTATGTGTGTGCCTGATACAGCAGGACAAGAGGCTAGGCAACTGATAAATAAAGCCTACAAGGCAGCATTATCTTTACAACAACAGCAACAGCTGTTGGGAGAATTGGAAAATGATTCCAAGTTAGTGTATCACATTGGGCTGACTCCATCAAAG TTGCCAGAGTTGGTAGAAAACAACCCACTGATTGCAATtgaagttttattaaaattaatgcagtCCAAGCAGATTACGGAGTACTTCAGTGTACTTGTAAACATGGAAATGTCTTTACATTCAATGGAAGTTGTGAATAGGTTGACAACAACTGTTGACTTACCTACAGAATTTGTGCACTTGTACATCTCAAATTGCATATCAACCTGTGAAACAATCAAAGATCGATACATGCAAAACAGACTTGTAAGGCTAGTTTGTGTGTTCCTTCAGTCATTGATCAGGAACAAAATAATCAATGTCCAAGAACTGTTCATAGAAGTTCAAGCTTTCTGCATTGAATTTAGCAGAATCAGAGAGGCAGCAGCTCTTTTTAGACTCTTAAAACAATTAGAATCTGGAGAAGCAGGTCTTGTTTCATCTCCAACAATCAGCAGTAAGGGTAAACTGGAAGGATGA
- the HSPC300 gene encoding probable protein BRICK1-B gives MAAPRAEVIPKPIQQDWVNREYIEVITVSIKKITDFLNSFDLSCRSKLAVLNEKLTTLERKIDYLEACVTKGETLT, from the exons ATGGCAGCGCCTAGAGCCGAAGTAATTCCAAAACCGATTCAGCAAGATTGGGTAAATCGAGAATACATCGAAGTTATTACGGTGAGCATAAAGAAGATCACGGATTTTCTCAACTCTTTCG ATTTGTCTTGTCGTTCAAAACTAGCAGTGTTAAATGAGAAATTAACAACTCTAGAACGGAAAATCGACTACTTGGAAGCGTGT GTCACCAAAGGTGAAACTTTAACGTAA
- the LOC138123890 gene encoding carboxypeptidase N subunit 2-like — MRKSCILSLIFIILFQKISTQCYPDEANSQLLCKNVHLANVNSVMKKADIKTVVIYELNETKLREEAFQFPNLETLKVSGILEILISNCVSNLVQLKKLDFSYNKISHIPNDLFSDLSQLKEFNISHDVLSNLTLDTFYKLTNVEILDLSYNHIVAIDLGVLDEARSVQKLLLHHNRLTALQLGVFDELVNMILLDVSFNKIADIPLGLFDLPKSVSFLNLSHNNLIQLELGIFDPLKNLSDLTVSHNKLKTVPLGIFDTLTHLKIVSLSGNKLTNVPDGLFDESKKLKKIDLAQNRIQNLSGSLFESNEHLKHLNISYNLITDLDIKIFKQTSLISLDISHNEFQTIKLELLNLKSLQIINAQGNKINYLHPNTFAVEQYISLKHIDFSQNRLVFIEDGFFDWVPNLKRFEISGNPWDCKCLEKVLKQLVARNITYNIEYYFDGRKPACVVANLFDCVVVKNSSALYYKYYNKKN, encoded by the exons ATGCGTAAGTCGTGTATTTTGTCTCTCATATTCATaatactttttcaaaaaatttcaacacaaTGTTATCCTGACGAAGCGAACAGTCAACttctttgtaaaaatgtgCATTTAGCAAACGTGAATAGTGTGatgaaaaag GCTGATATAAAAACCGTCGTAATTTATGAACTTAACGAGACTAAACTACGAGAAGAAGCGTTTCAGTTTCCCAATTTAGAAACATTGAAGGTTTCTGGAATCTTAGAAATACTTATATCAAACTGTGTGAGCAACTTGGTTCAACTCAAGAAACTGGATTTTTCCTACAACAAAATTTCCCATATTCCAAACGATTTATTCAGTGATCTATCCCAACTGAAAGAATTTAATATTTCGCATGACGTACTATCAAATTTGACTTTGGATACATTTTATAAACTGACAAACGTAGAAATACTAGATCTTTCATATAATCATATTGTCGCCATCGATTTAGGTGTGTTAGACGAGGCTCGAAGtgtacaaaaattattgttacaCCATAACAGGTTAACCGCACTGCAATTGGGTGTTTTTGATGAATTAGTAAATATGATATTGCTCGACGTCTCGTTTAATAAAATCGCCGACATACCACTGGGACTATTTGATTTGCCAAAAAGCGTGAGCTTTTTAAACTTAAGCCACAATAATCTAATTCAATTGGAGCTTGGAATTTTTGACCCTTTAAAAAATCTGTCGGATCTAACAGTCTCTCACAACAAACTAAAAACTGTCCCTTTGGGAATTTTCGATACTCTAACTCAtctaaaaattgttagttTATCAGGTAACAAACTTACAAACGTGCCGGATGGTTTATTTGACGAAagtaaaaaactgaaaaaaatcgatttagCTCAAAATCGTATACAAAATCTGTCTGGTTCACTATTTGAAAGTAACGAACACCTGAAACATCTTAACATAAGCTATAATCTTATTACAGACTTggacataaaaatatttaaacaaacgTCATTAATTTCACTTGACATTTCTCACAATGAATTTCAAACTATTAAATTGGAACTGTTGAATTTAAAATCGCTGCAAATTATCAATGCTcaaggcaataaaattaactATTTACATCCTAATACTTTTGCAGTGGAGCAATATATTTCCTTGAAACATATTGATTTTAGCCAAAACCGACTGGTTTTCATTGAAGACGGATTTTTTGACTGGGTTCCCAATTTGAAACGATTTGAAATCAGTGGTAATCCATGGGAttgcaaatgtttagaaaaagTACTAAAACAACTCGTTGCAAGAAACATAACTTACAACATTGAATACTATTTTGATGGAAGAAAACCAGCGTGTGTAGTTGCGAATTTGTTCGATTGCGTGGTTGTCAAAAATAGTTCTGCCTTGTACTacaaatattataataaaaaaaattaa
- the LOC138123896 gene encoding ATP synthase subunit s, mitochondrial, with translation MLPTRVKTLYKPFMFHSQNLFHWLNIVFNKVDEDRRREVGPDRSCAEWLLRNGAYVKWNNSPEFLTDYNKLPEEDVRLHIVEVDATESSIMHYGFAHFVGCDYIRKITFHKCYYLEDEALKRLSPLQNSLLYLQITECLNITEKGLQHLNSLSNLKEVILADLPYIKDTQKIVSKLQDGLPKCNIQFH, from the coding sequence ATGTTACCAACTCGCGTCAAGACGTTATATAAACCCTTTATGTTTCAtagtcaaaatttatttcactggCTGAAtatagtttttaataaagtggATGAAGATCGCAGGAGGGAAGTAGGGCCAGATCGATCCTGTGCTGAGTGGTTGTTGAGGAATGGAGCTTATGTAAAATGGAACAACTCACCTGAATTTTTAACAGATTATAATAAATTGCCTGAAGAAGATGTGCGATTACACATTGTGGAAGTGGATGCTACAGAGTCCAGCATAATGCATTATggatttgcacattttgttgGGTGTGACTATATAAGGAAAATTACTTTTCATAAATGTTACTACCTTGAAGATGAAGCTTTAAAAAGACTATCACCTTTACAAAACTCTTTactttatttacaaataacTGAGTGTTTAAATATAACAGAAAAGGGTTTACAACACTTAAATTCattatctaatttaaaagaagttATTTTAGCTGATTTGCCTTATATTAAAgatacacaaaaaattgttagtaaATTACAAGATGGCTTACCAAAATGTAATAtacaatttcattaa